A single window of Methylacidimicrobium sp. AP8 DNA harbors:
- the serS gene encoding serine--tRNA ligase — protein MLDIHWLRQNPQEARERLRTRGRGDDELVDRLLQLDEKLRAVIHSVEGMRAKRKQVSREIGLRRGREEPPAELLIDMRNLGKAIEELEGKRQQLEAEVRGLLLLLPNLPHPTVPLGNDSAANQTVRSWGNPRSFSFPPKPHWEIGQARGWLDFAAAVKLAGSGFALYRGEGARLQRTLLRFMLDLHVREHGYTEIWPPFLVRGEVAVGSGHLPKFAEEMYRIPADDLYLLPTAELALVNLHREEILPESALPLRYVAYSPCFRREAGSAGKDTRGLLRLHQFEKVELVQVVHPERSYEALEDLVRHAEEVLRRLEIPYRVTLLCSGDMGFGAAKCYDLEVWAPGVGAWLEVSSCSNLEDFQARRMNLRCRPDPAGKPRYCHTLNGSGTALPRLLAALLENHQQEDGRVLLPEAFRAYYAKEFL, from the coding sequence ATGCTCGACATTCACTGGCTCCGTCAGAACCCCCAAGAAGCTCGCGAGCGCCTCCGGACCCGAGGCCGTGGAGACGACGAGCTGGTCGACCGGCTCCTCCAGCTCGACGAGAAGCTCCGGGCGGTCATCCACTCGGTCGAAGGGATGCGGGCCAAGCGCAAGCAGGTGAGCCGGGAAATCGGATTGCGCCGCGGAAGGGAAGAGCCGCCCGCGGAGCTCCTGATCGATATGCGAAATCTGGGGAAAGCGATCGAGGAGCTCGAAGGTAAGCGGCAGCAGCTGGAAGCTGAGGTCCGCGGTCTGCTGCTGCTTCTTCCCAACCTACCCCATCCCACCGTGCCGCTTGGAAACGACTCGGCCGCCAATCAGACGGTCCGTTCCTGGGGGAACCCGCGCTCGTTCTCCTTTCCGCCTAAACCCCATTGGGAGATCGGACAAGCACGCGGCTGGCTGGATTTCGCCGCCGCCGTCAAGCTGGCCGGCAGCGGCTTCGCACTCTACCGCGGCGAGGGAGCCCGCCTGCAGCGAACGCTTCTGCGCTTCATGCTCGACCTGCACGTGAGGGAACACGGATACACGGAAATCTGGCCGCCGTTTCTCGTCCGGGGCGAGGTCGCCGTCGGCAGCGGCCATCTCCCGAAATTCGCCGAGGAGATGTACCGCATCCCGGCCGATGACCTCTACCTCCTTCCGACCGCGGAGCTGGCGTTGGTGAACCTCCACCGGGAGGAAATCCTTCCGGAGTCGGCGCTTCCCCTCCGCTACGTCGCCTACAGCCCCTGTTTCCGCCGAGAAGCGGGAAGTGCTGGGAAGGACACCCGCGGTCTGCTGCGCCTCCATCAATTCGAAAAGGTCGAGCTGGTCCAGGTGGTGCATCCAGAACGCTCCTACGAGGCTTTGGAAGATCTCGTGCGTCACGCCGAAGAGGTCCTCCGGCGGCTCGAGATCCCCTACCGCGTCACCCTGCTCTGCTCCGGCGACATGGGGTTCGGGGCGGCCAAATGCTACGACCTGGAAGTGTGGGCGCCGGGAGTCGGTGCATGGCTGGAGGTCTCCTCCTGCAGCAACCTGGAGGATTTCCAGGCCCGCCGGATGAACCTCCGCTGCCGGCCTGATCCCGCCGGCAAGCCGCGCTACTGCCATACCCTCAACGGATCGGGCACCGCCCTGCCGCGCCTTCTGGCGGCCCTCCTGGAAAATCATCAGCAGGAGGACGGGCGGGTGTTGCTTCCCGAGGCGTTTCGCGCTTATTATGCAAAGGAATTTTTATGA